A single window of Solanum dulcamara chromosome 5, daSolDulc1.2, whole genome shotgun sequence DNA harbors:
- the LOC129889621 gene encoding G-type lectin S-receptor-like serine/threonine-protein kinase At1g67520, with product MKSLPNSIFILILSLFCSHTCIINPPSVAAITSMKPGDELNHSQVLDSEDGKFKLGFFPMQQTDNYYLGIWYVGDPQNKRLWIANPNTPVLNNSGLLTIDTTGTLKITSGGKTVVNISPPLLTGSLIARLQDSGNFVLQDETRNRTLWQSFDHPTDTLLPGMKLGYNLTTKQNWTLTSWLSSSIPASGAFTLSLESIQDSFQLVIRRRGDVYWTSGSWSNQSFPFLTGLNDSSNRYQYNLNLVSEKDGVFFQFDAPEGSFPSLQLSSNGAILGGEDSRVYALYNEFCYGYESYDGCVSKHLPECRKDGDKFELKSGDFIDRGNSNYYDNASISLGDCMKKCWEHCSCVGFTTRSNGTGCIIWNGNGEFRVEESGNTVKKYVLVSSTSSNGKQKKWIWIVIVVAIVVPLLISGFICYIIMRRHKLQDEKRREEEYIRELTASDSFNDTNLKEEDGREVQDLKIFSFGFVLAATNNFSSEDKLGEGGFGPVYKGKFPDGREVAVKRLSRTSGQGLVEFKNELILIAKVQHTNLVRVIGCCIHGDEKMLIYEYMPNKSLDFFLFDPERKKLLDWKKRYEIIEGIAQGLLYLHKYSRMRVIHRDLKASNVLLDENMNPKIADFGMARIFKQNETEAVTARIVGTYGYMAPEFAMEGAFSIKSDVFSFGILMLEISSGRRTTMLQQFDRPLNLIGYAWELWKEGCALELKDPALGDLCDTKMLLRVIHVGLLCVQEKATDRPTMSDVISMLGNESMPLPMPKQPAFFTGRNEAESNSSGDPVEKKLWIANPNTPILNNSGLLTLDSTGTLKIISGGKTVVNIASPLLTGSLIARLQDSGNFVLQDGTRNTILWQSFDHPTSCLLPGMKLGYNLTTRQNWTLTSWLVSSRIPASGAFTLSLEATQDAFQLVVSRRGEIYWTSGAWNNQGFPFLPSFRDSATIYRYNLNLVSGTDGMFFQFEATKGSFPSLELFSDGAIVAGDSSTYTRYNKFCYGYESEDGCFSSQLPECRKGGDKFEQKRGDFIDTSGTTTTYYDNASINLGDCMQKCWEACSCVGFTTLNSNGTGCLIWNGKRDFRVDENGNAVQRYVLVSPNSSKGKTWIWIVLSIVITMLICGFICFIKNRIFKLQDKKRKEEEHIRELQAEDSFNSTNLKEEDGREVHDLKIFSFGLILAATNNFSSDNKLGEGGFGPVYKGQFPDGREVAVKRLSRTSGQGLAEFKNELILIAKVQHRNLVRVLGCCIHGDEKMLIYEYMPNKSLDFFLFDPETKKLLDWQKRFEIIEGIAQGLLYLHKYSRMRVIHRDLKASNVLLDENMNPKIADFGLARTFNQNETEAITRRVVGTYGYMAPEFAMEGAFSIKSDVFSFGVLMLEILSGRRNASLQQFNRPLNLIGYAWELWKEGCGLELKDPTLEDLCDTEQFLRVIHVGLLCVQEGATDRPTMSDVISMLGNGSMSLPIAKQPAFFTGRDEAESYSSTNKTEQCSINDCSITVIEAR from the exons atgaaatctttACCCAATTCCATCTTCATCTTAATATTGAGCTTATTCTGCAGCCATACATGTATCATTAACCCTCCATCTGTGGCTGCAATAACCTCAATGAAGCCTGGTGATGAACTCAATCACTCTCAGGTTCTTGATTCTGAAGATGGAAAATTCAAGTTAGGATTTTTCCCTATGCAACAAACAGATAACTATTATCTTGGTATATGGTATGTAGGTGATCCACAAAATAAGAGATTATGGATAGCCAATCCAAATACACCTGTATTGAATAATTCAGGATTGCTCACTATAGATACTACAGGAACATTGAAAATCACCAGTGGAGGGAAAACAGTTGTGAATATTTCCCCTCCTTTATTGACAGGAAGTTTAATAGCTAGGCTTCAAGATTCTGGAAATTTTGTGCTTCAGGATGAAACTCGGAACAGGACTTTATGGCAAAGCTTCGATCATCCTACTGATACTCTTTTGCCAGGTATGAAGCTTGGTTATAACCTTACAACAAAGCAGAATTGGACTTTAACTTCTTGGTTGAGTAGTTCTATTCCGGCCTCGGGGGCTTTTACTTTAAGTTTGGAGTCTATTCAAGATTCATTTCAGCTGGTTATACGCCGAAGGGGCGATGTTTATTGGACTAGTGGCTCTTGGAGCAATCAAAGTTTTCCATTCTTAACTGGATTGAATGATTCTTCTAACAGATATCAGTATAATCTCAACTTGGTGTCTGAAAAAGATGGTGTGTTCTTCCAATTTGATGCTCCAGAGGGAAGTTTCCCAAGTCTTCAGTTGTCTTCAAATGGGGCTATTCTTGGAGGTGAAGACAGTCGTGTATACGCCCTTTATAATGAGTTCTGTTATggttatgaaagttatgatggtTGTGTCTCTAAGCACTTGCCTGAGTGCCGAAAGGATGGGGATAAATTTGAGCTAAAAAGTGGAGACTTTATCGATAGAGGTAATTCTAACTATTATGATAATGCAAGCATTAGTCTTGGTGATTGTATGAAGAAGTGCTGGGAGCATTGCAGTTGTGTTGGCTTCACCACCAGAAGCAATGGAACAGGCTGCATAATTTGGAATGGAAATGGGGAGTTTAGAGTTGAAGAGAGTGGCAATACAGTGAAAAAATATGTTCTCGTTTCATCAACATCATCTAATG gaaaacaaaaaaaatggatATGGATAGTAATTGTAGTAGCTATTGTTGTCCCTTTGCTGATATCTGGTTTCATCTGTTATATTATAATGAGAAGGCACAAACTACAAG ATGAGAAAAGAAGGGAGGAAGAGTATATACGTGAGTTGACAGCATCAGATAGCTTCAACGACACTAATTTGAAAGAAGAAGATGGAAGGGAAGTCCAAGATTTGAAGATATTCAGCTTTGGATTTGTATTGGCTGCCACAAACAATTTCTCAAGTGAAGACAAGCTCGGAGAGGGTGGTTTTGGACCTGTTTATAAG GGGAAATTTCCAGACGGGAGAGAGGTGGCAGTCAAGAGACTTTCACGAACATCAGGTCAAGGGCTTGTAGAGTTCAAGAATGAGCTTATACTCATTGCAAAAGTTCAGCACACAAATCTAGTTCGAGTTATAGGATGCTGTATTCACGGAGATGAAAAAATGTTGATATATGAATACATGCCTAACAAGAGCTTGGACTTCTTTCTATTCG ATCCTGAAAGAAAGAAGCTACTGGATTGGAAGAAACGTTATGAAATTATCGAAGGAATTGCTCAAGGATTGCTCTATCTTCACAAATACTCAAGAATGAGAGTTATACATAGAGATCTAAAAGCCAGTAATGTGCTCTTGGATGAAAACATGAATCCTAAGATAGCTGATTTTGGTATGGCAAGAATTTTCAAACAGAATGAGACGGAGGCAGTGACTGCCAGGATTGTAGGAACATA TGGTTACATGGCTCCCGAGTTCGCAATGGAAGGAgcattctcaattaaatctgaTGTCTTCAGCTTTGGAATCTTGATGCTGGAAATTTCGAGTGGTAGGAGAACTACTATGTTACAACAATTCGATCGTCCACTCAACTTAATAGGATAT GCATGGGAACTATGGAAAGAAGGGTGTGCATTGGAATTGAAGGATCCAGCTCTTGGAGATTTATGTGACACTAAAATGTTGTTACGAGTTATTCATGTCGGACTATTATGTGTACAAGAAAAAGCAACAGATAGACCAACAATGTCTGATGTTATCTCAATGCTTGGTAATGAAAGTATGCCATTGCCCATGCCAAAACAACCAGCATTTTTCACAGGAAGAAATGAAGCTGAATCAAATTCATCGG GTGATCCAGTAGAGAAGAAATTATGGATAGCCAATCCAAATACACCTATATTGAACAACTCAGGATTGCTCACATTAGATTCTACAGGAACATTGAAAATCATCAGTGGAGGAAAGACAGTTGTGAATATTGCCTCTCCTTTATTGACAGGAAGTTTAATAGCTAGGCTTCAAGATTCTGGAAATTTTGTGCTTCAGGATGGAACTCGGAACACGATTTTATGGCAAAGCTTTGATCATCCTACCAGTTGTCTTTTGCCTGGTATGAAGCTTGGTTATAACCTTACCACAAGGCAGAATTGGACTCTAACTTCTTGGTTGGTGAGTAGTAGAATTCCGGCCTCAGGGGCTTTTACTTTAAGTTTGGAGGCAACTCAAGATGCATTTCAGTTAGTTGTTAGTCGAAGGGGCGAGATTTATTGGACTAGTGGGGCTTGGAACAATCAAGGTTTTCCATTCTTACCTTCATTCCGTGATTCTGCTACTATTTATCGGTACAATCTCAACTTGGTATCCGGTACTGACGGGATGTTCTTCCAATTTGAGGCTACAAAGGGAAGTTTCCCAAGTCTTGAGTTGTTTTCAGATGGAGCTATTGTTGCTGGAGACAGTAGTACGTACACCCGTTATAATAAGTTCTGTTATGGTTATGAAAGTGAAGACGGTTGTTTCTCTAGTCAGTTGCCTGAGTGTCGAAAGGGTGGTGATAAGTTTGAGCAAAAGAGAGGAGACTTTATAGATACATCTGGTACTACTACTACTTATTATGATAATGCAAGCATTAATCTTGGTGATTGTATGCAGAAGTGCTGGGAGGCCTGCAGTTGTGTTGGATTCACCACTCTCAACAGCAATGGGACTGGCTGTCTGATTTGGAATGGAAAGAGGGACTTTCGAGTCGATGAGAATGGTAATGCAGTTCAAAGATATGTTCTGGTTTCACCAAATTCATCTAAAG GAAAAACTTGGATATGGATAGTATTATCTATAGTTATCACAATGCTAATATGTGGTTTCATTTGCTTCATCAAAAATCGAATATTCAAACTACAAG ataagaaaagaaaggaagaagagcATATACGTGAGTTGCAAGCAGAAGACAGCTTCAACAGCACAAATCTTAAAGAAGAAGATGGAAGGGAAGTACACGATTTGAAGATATTTAGCTTTGGATTGATTTTAGCAGCCACGAACAACTTCTCGAGTGATAACAAGCTCGGAGAGGGTGGTTTTGGACCTGTTTATAAG GGACAATTTCCTGATGGGAGAGAGGTGGCAGTCAAGAGACTTTCAAGAACATCAGGTCAAGGGCTTGCGGAGTTCAAGAATGAGCTTATACTAATTGCCAAAGTTCAGCACAGAAATCTAGTTCGAGTTCTAGGATGCTGTATTCATGGAGATGAGAAAATGTTGATATATGAGTACATGCCTAACAAGAGCTTGGACTTCTTCCTTTTTG ATCCTGAAACAAAGAAGCTATTGGATTGGCAGAAACGCTTTGAGATTATAGAAGGAATTGCACAAGGATTACTCTATCTTCACAAATACTCAAGAATGAGAGTGATACATAGAGATCTAAAAGCCAGTAATGTGCTcttggatgaaaatatgaatCCTAAGATAGCTGATTTTGGCCTGGCAAGAACCTTCAACCAGAACGAGACAGAGGCAATAACTCGCAGGGTTGTTGGAACATA TGGTTACATGGCTCCCGAGTTCGCCATGGAAGGAGCTTTCTCAATCAAGTCTGATGTCTTCAGCTTTGGAGTCTTAatgttggaaattttgagtgGTAGGAGAAATGCTAGCTTACAACAATTCAATCGTCCACTCAACTTAATAGGTTAT